One window from the genome of Thermoplasmata archaeon encodes:
- a CDS encoding FAD-dependent oxidoreductase: protein MTDGASPSGGGRELQGGPTYDAVVIGGGHNGLVAAAYLARARKRVLVLERRHV, encoded by the coding sequence ATGACCGATGGAGCATCGCCCTCAGGAGGAGGAAGGGAATTGCAGGGAGGACCGACGTACGACGCCGTGGTCATCGGCGGAGGGCACAACGGGCTCGTAGCCGCGGCCTATCTTGCGCGTGCGAGAAAGCGTGTCCTCGTCCTCGAACGCCGGCACGTG